The Carnobacterium sp. 17-4 genome has a window encoding:
- the purQ gene encoding phosphoribosylformylglycinamidine synthase subunit PurQ yields MKFAIIVFPGSNCDLDMYTAVKDSLGVDAEYVQHYESSLQGFDAVLLPGGFSYGDYLRTGSIARFSTIMAEVIRFAEEGKPVFGACNGFQILTEAGLLPGALRRNESLKFISKQQNLKVENGHTSFTSGYGRGEIITVPIAHGEGNYYCDKETLQQLKDNNQIVFTYANDNPNGSIENIAGIINEQGNVLGMMPHPERAVEALLGSSDGLKLFQSMYKNYQKELCQ; encoded by the coding sequence ATGAAATTTGCCATCATTGTTTTTCCTGGATCCAATTGCGACTTAGACATGTATACAGCTGTAAAAGATAGTCTTGGGGTTGACGCGGAATATGTTCAACACTATGAGAGCAGCTTGCAAGGGTTCGATGCAGTATTACTCCCAGGAGGATTCTCTTACGGCGATTACTTGCGTACAGGATCTATTGCCCGATTTTCCACTATTATGGCTGAAGTGATTCGATTTGCTGAAGAGGGAAAGCCTGTTTTTGGAGCATGTAATGGATTTCAAATTTTGACAGAAGCGGGTTTATTACCGGGAGCGTTACGGCGCAATGAATCGCTGAAATTCATCTCTAAGCAACAAAATCTAAAAGTAGAAAATGGACATACATCATTTACATCAGGCTACGGACGAGGAGAAATCATTACTGTACCTATCGCACACGGTGAGGGGAATTACTATTGTGATAAAGAAACGTTACAGCAATTGAAGGACAACAATCAAATTGTTTTTACGTATGCGAATGATAACCCAAATGGAAGCATCGAAAATATAGCGGGCATTATCAATGAGCAAGGAAACGTATTGGGTATGATGCCTCATCCTGAACGAGCTGTTGAAGCGTTATTGGGTTCAAGTGATGGATTGAAATTATTCCAGTCTATGTATAAAAATTATCAGAAGGAGCTGTGTCAATGA
- the purD gene encoding phosphoribosylamine--glycine ligase, with the protein MKLLVIGSGGREHAIAKKFKESSLVETVYCAKGNIGMENDGIQLVNIAENDHQALIHFAKSEKITWTFVGPEIALFEGLVDAFDRAGLKVFGPSKKAADLECSKQFAKELMKKYAIPTATYEIFEDHDVALAYVEKNGVPIVIKADGLAAGKGVVVAMTMREATDALSEMLVKGKYAAGKPKVVIEEYLEGEEFSLFALVNGTNYYYAGVAQDHKRAYDGDKGPNTGGMGAYSPVPQVSESLIQEVLETVIKPTVNAMVAESCPFKGVIYAGLMMTKKGLKVIEFNARFGDPETQVILNQLDSDLAQVIDDILNEKDPVIKMHTDRYTLGVVVAAEGYPENTIKDIPLPQMTTAGSGCTIYTAGMKKEESSLVSDGGRILFVAAQGSTLQEAKDKAYHYLTNNPIALTFYRFDIGEKAIQFTK; encoded by the coding sequence ATGAAACTTCTTGTTATTGGTAGTGGCGGCCGTGAGCATGCCATCGCAAAAAAATTCAAAGAAAGCTCATTAGTGGAAACTGTTTATTGTGCTAAAGGAAATATTGGGATGGAAAATGATGGCATCCAATTGGTTAACATTGCAGAAAATGATCATCAAGCGTTGATTCATTTTGCGAAATCAGAAAAAATTACTTGGACGTTTGTTGGACCGGAAATAGCTTTGTTTGAAGGATTAGTAGATGCATTTGATAGAGCTGGATTAAAAGTCTTTGGACCAAGCAAAAAAGCAGCAGACTTAGAATGCTCAAAACAATTTGCAAAAGAATTGATGAAAAAATATGCTATTCCAACCGCAACGTATGAAATATTTGAAGACCATGATGTGGCTTTAGCTTATGTGGAAAAAAACGGTGTACCAATTGTCATCAAAGCAGATGGGTTAGCAGCCGGAAAAGGTGTAGTCGTTGCGATGACTATGAGGGAAGCTACAGATGCTTTAAGTGAGATGTTAGTGAAAGGGAAGTACGCAGCGGGGAAACCAAAAGTGGTTATTGAAGAATACCTCGAGGGTGAAGAATTTTCTTTATTTGCGCTTGTAAATGGAACGAACTATTATTATGCCGGTGTTGCCCAAGATCATAAACGGGCCTATGATGGAGATAAAGGACCGAATACGGGTGGTATGGGTGCTTATTCTCCAGTACCGCAAGTTTCTGAATCCTTGATTCAAGAAGTTTTGGAGACGGTCATAAAACCAACTGTGAATGCAATGGTTGCTGAATCATGTCCGTTCAAAGGGGTTATCTACGCTGGATTGATGATGACAAAAAAGGGTCTGAAGGTTATCGAGTTTAATGCCCGGTTTGGTGATCCTGAAACCCAAGTCATTTTGAACCAGCTGGATTCTGATTTGGCACAAGTGATTGATGATATCTTAAATGAAAAAGATCCAGTTATCAAAATGCACACGGACCGCTACACGCTGGGTGTTGTTGTTGCAGCTGAAGGTTATCCTGAAAATACGATAAAAGATATTCCGTTACCGCAAATGACTACAGCAGGTTCAGGTTGTACTATTTATACTGCGGGTATGAAGAAAGAGGAAAGCAGTCTTGTTTCTGATGGAGGGCGTATTTTATTTGTTGCAGCACAAGGTTCAACGCTACAAGAAGCCAAAGACAAGGCATACCACTACTTAACGAATAATCCAATAGCGCTTACGTTCTATCGTTTCGACATCGGGGAAAAAGCCATCCAGTTTACAAAATAA
- the purH gene encoding bifunctional phosphoribosylaminoimidazolecarboxamide formyltransferase/IMP cyclohydrolase: MTRALISVSDKAGIVPFAQALVAKGIEIVSTGGTKKVLEDAGVPTVSVEDVTGFPEMMGGRVKTLHPLIHGGLLGRRDLPEHMSAMEKHKIIPIDFVVVNLYPFKETISKKDVSLEEAIENIDIGGPSMLRSAAKNYASVTVLTDPADYSNVISELEEKGATTIETRQALAAKVFRHTASYDALIAQYLTTSVGEKEPEKLTLTYDLKQKLRYGENGHQVATFYQESLTVPFSIANARQLHGKELSYNNIKDADAAIRIIREFDEPAVVAVKHMNPCGVGIAETIEEAFDRCYAADPVSIFGGIVVANRQLDHVTAEKLNSMFLEIVLAPSYTKEALAILSKKKNVRIMTLDFSTAKVGGKEVVSVLGGILEQTQDISTEDTAANWEVLTNRKPTEEEMKAMDFAWKIVKHVKSNAIVLANSKQTVGIGAGQMNRIGAVKIAIEQAEASNAIEGAVLASDAFFPMNDSVEYAAQHGIKAIIQPGGSIKDKESIEMANRYGMTMLKTSVRHFRH; this comes from the coding sequence GTGACAAGAGCATTAATCAGCGTTTCAGACAAAGCAGGTATTGTACCATTTGCACAAGCATTAGTGGCAAAAGGCATCGAAATTGTTTCAACTGGTGGAACCAAGAAGGTATTAGAAGATGCCGGTGTCCCGACCGTTTCTGTTGAAGACGTGACTGGATTTCCAGAAATGATGGGTGGTCGTGTCAAAACCTTGCATCCACTTATCCATGGTGGTTTATTGGGGAGACGTGATCTACCTGAACACATGTCGGCAATGGAAAAACACAAGATCATACCGATTGATTTTGTGGTGGTAAACCTGTACCCATTTAAAGAAACGATCAGCAAAAAGGATGTTTCTTTAGAAGAGGCCATTGAAAATATTGATATTGGCGGCCCAAGTATGCTGCGCAGTGCAGCTAAAAACTATGCGAGTGTGACTGTTTTAACGGATCCAGCTGATTATAGTAATGTCATCAGTGAGTTGGAAGAAAAAGGAGCAACAACGATTGAAACACGTCAAGCTTTAGCTGCAAAAGTCTTCCGCCACACCGCGAGCTATGATGCATTGATTGCGCAATATTTGACCACTAGTGTTGGTGAAAAAGAACCTGAAAAATTAACGTTGACCTATGATTTGAAACAAAAACTACGCTATGGTGAAAATGGACATCAAGTCGCTACGTTCTACCAAGAGTCGCTTACTGTACCATTCTCGATTGCAAATGCTCGTCAATTACATGGAAAAGAATTATCGTACAATAACATTAAAGACGCAGACGCTGCTATTCGTATCATACGCGAATTTGATGAACCGGCAGTGGTTGCTGTCAAGCATATGAACCCCTGTGGAGTGGGTATTGCTGAAACGATTGAAGAGGCTTTTGATCGCTGTTACGCAGCTGATCCAGTCTCAATCTTCGGAGGAATCGTAGTTGCCAATCGTCAATTGGATCATGTGACAGCAGAAAAGCTGAATAGTATGTTTTTGGAAATCGTTCTTGCGCCAAGTTATACAAAAGAAGCGTTAGCTATTTTATCAAAGAAAAAAAATGTTCGGATTATGACCTTGGATTTCTCAACTGCAAAAGTAGGCGGCAAAGAAGTTGTTTCTGTGTTGGGCGGTATATTGGAACAAACACAAGATATCAGTACCGAAGATACAGCGGCTAACTGGGAAGTACTGACGAACCGTAAACCAACCGAAGAGGAAATGAAAGCTATGGATTTTGCCTGGAAAATAGTTAAGCACGTAAAGAGCAATGCTATCGTTCTGGCAAATAGCAAACAGACCGTTGGAATTGGGGCTGGTCAAATGAATCGAATCGGAGCCGTTAAGATTGCCATCGAGCAGGCTGAAGCGAGTAACGCTATAGAAGGTGCTGTACTGGCTAGTGATGCTTTCTTTCCTATGAATGATAGTGTGGAATACGCAGCACAACATGGCATCAAGGCAATTATTCAACCAGGTGGAAGCATCAAAGATAAAGAGTCTATTGAAATGGCGAATAGATATGGAATGACCATGCTAAAAACAAGTGTACGTCACTTCAGACATTAA
- the purC gene encoding phosphoribosylaminoimidazolesuccinocarboxamide synthase: protein MERKELLYTGKAKKIYATNQETVLLAEYLNQVTSLNGAKKENVEGKGELNNQITGLIFKYLAEKGFVSHYIQEVSKTEQLIREVEMIPLEVVVRNTSAGSFTKRFGMEEGIDLPFTIIEFYYKNDKLDDPFINDAHIKMLNVAKDEEVIEIKKQALEINVALVEMFNKIDIRLIDFKIEFGKTIDEKIILADEISPDTCRLWDINTKEHLDKDLYRRDLGDIIPVYTEVLERLNNLRINESSIHADTD, encoded by the coding sequence ATGGAAAGGAAAGAATTGCTCTATACCGGGAAAGCTAAAAAGATCTATGCGACAAATCAAGAGACAGTTCTTTTAGCAGAGTATTTAAACCAAGTAACTTCGTTAAATGGCGCTAAAAAAGAAAATGTTGAAGGGAAAGGAGAATTGAACAACCAAATCACGGGTCTGATATTCAAGTATTTAGCTGAAAAAGGGTTTGTTAGTCACTATATCCAAGAAGTGTCTAAAACCGAACAATTGATTAGAGAAGTTGAAATGATTCCTTTAGAAGTCGTTGTCCGTAACACGTCGGCCGGCAGTTTTACAAAAAGGTTTGGTATGGAGGAAGGAATCGATTTGCCTTTTACTATTATTGAGTTTTATTACAAAAATGATAAGCTGGATGATCCATTTATCAATGACGCACACATTAAGATGCTAAACGTTGCGAAAGACGAAGAGGTGATTGAAATTAAAAAGCAAGCATTAGAGATCAATGTTGCCTTAGTGGAGATGTTCAATAAAATTGATATTCGCTTAATTGACTTTAAAATTGAATTTGGAAAAACGATTGATGAGAAAATCATTCTCGCTGACGAAATATCCCCTGATACTTGCCGTTTATGGGATATAAATACGAAAGAACATTTGGACAAAGATCTTTATCGCCGTGATCTAGGAGATATCATTCCTGTTTATACAGAAGTTTTGGAACGGCTAAACAATTTGCGAATAAATGAATCATCCATTCATGCAGATACAGACTAA
- the purL gene encoding phosphoribosylformylglycinamidine synthase subunit PurL translates to MVFLEPTPEQVKELEVYREWGLTDEEYTIISEDILHRLPNYTETGLFSVMWSEHCSYKNSKSILRKFPTSGTQVLQGPGEGAGIVDIGDGQAVVFKVESHNHPSAVEPYEGAATGVGGIIRDIFSMGARPIAILDSLRFGELDNEHTKYIFEEVVAGVSGYGNCIGIPTVGGETVFDPCYKGNPLVNVMCVGLIDQKDIQKGQAKGTGNTIMYVGAKTGRDGIHGATFASVEFKEEEEAQRSAVQVGDPFMEKLLMEACLECIYDYSDALIGIQDMGAAGLVSSSAEMASKAGSGLILNLDDVPQRETHMTPYEIMLSESQERMLLCVKKGEEQRIIELFEKYELAAVTIGEVTNDGLYRLFHDGKEVANVPVDALAEDAPEYLKPMQEPERIALFAAMADYQPTFTSAAETLVKLLQQPTLASKKNIYQTYDSMVRTSTVVGPGSDAAVMRIRGTEKAIAMTTDCNSRYIYLNPEIGGQMAVSEAARNIVASGGRPLAITDCLNYGNPDKPEIFWELSTSADGISEACHLLGTPVISGNVSLYNETDGEAIYPTPLIGMVGLIEDCEHITTQAFKNADDRIFIIGDTKADFNGSELQKLELGKIEGKLMDFDLTTEKGNQDTVLKAIQAGLIESAHDLSEGGLAVGLMESVFDTALGFEVTVEMDKKWLFSETQSRFILTVKPENVLAFKALVKSTATEIGTVKNNGLAKIATENETITLSIKEVEMKWQEAIPCLLKQKV, encoded by the coding sequence ATGGTTTTTTTGGAACCAACACCCGAACAAGTAAAAGAGTTAGAAGTCTATCGTGAATGGGGATTAACTGACGAAGAGTACACCATTATCAGTGAGGATATTTTGCACCGTTTACCGAACTACACCGAGACGGGATTGTTTTCTGTTATGTGGAGTGAACATTGCTCTTATAAAAACTCAAAATCGATTTTGCGGAAATTTCCTACTTCAGGAACACAAGTGTTGCAAGGACCTGGTGAAGGTGCGGGGATTGTTGACATTGGTGATGGGCAAGCGGTGGTCTTTAAGGTAGAAAGCCATAATCACCCATCTGCGGTTGAGCCATACGAAGGAGCTGCGACTGGTGTTGGAGGTATTATTCGCGATATTTTTAGTATGGGAGCTCGTCCAATCGCGATTCTTGACTCTTTGCGTTTCGGTGAGTTAGACAACGAACATACAAAATATATTTTCGAAGAAGTTGTAGCTGGAGTGAGTGGTTACGGTAATTGTATCGGTATTCCAACGGTGGGTGGAGAAACTGTTTTTGATCCTTGTTACAAAGGCAATCCTTTGGTGAATGTAATGTGTGTAGGCTTGATCGACCAAAAAGATATCCAAAAAGGGCAAGCTAAAGGGACTGGGAACACAATTATGTATGTGGGCGCAAAAACGGGACGTGATGGTATTCATGGAGCGACGTTTGCATCTGTTGAATTCAAAGAGGAAGAAGAAGCGCAACGTTCTGCTGTCCAAGTGGGAGATCCATTTATGGAAAAACTATTGATGGAAGCTTGTCTAGAATGCATTTATGATTATTCTGATGCATTAATCGGAATCCAGGATATGGGAGCTGCAGGGCTTGTTTCATCAAGTGCTGAAATGGCTTCAAAAGCGGGTAGTGGATTGATTTTAAATTTGGATGATGTCCCACAACGCGAAACACATATGACCCCTTATGAAATCATGCTTTCTGAATCGCAAGAGCGGATGTTGTTGTGTGTCAAGAAAGGCGAAGAACAACGGATTATTGAGTTGTTTGAAAAATATGAATTAGCAGCTGTTACTATCGGGGAAGTCACAAATGATGGGTTGTATCGTCTATTTCATGATGGAAAAGAAGTAGCTAATGTACCAGTTGATGCTTTAGCAGAGGATGCACCAGAATACCTTAAACCGATGCAAGAGCCTGAGCGCATTGCGTTATTTGCTGCAATGGCTGACTATCAGCCAACCTTTACGTCTGCTGCAGAAACACTGGTTAAGTTGTTGCAACAACCAACGCTTGCTTCAAAGAAAAACATTTACCAAACCTATGATTCGATGGTCCGTACGAGCACAGTTGTGGGACCAGGAAGTGATGCCGCCGTTATGCGCATACGAGGAACTGAAAAAGCAATCGCGATGACGACTGATTGTAATAGTCGTTACATCTATTTAAATCCTGAAATTGGTGGACAGATGGCAGTATCAGAGGCCGCGCGTAATATTGTGGCTAGTGGAGGAAGACCGTTGGCTATCACAGATTGTCTGAACTACGGAAATCCTGACAAACCTGAAATTTTCTGGGAATTAAGCACTTCTGCAGATGGCATATCAGAAGCCTGTCATTTATTGGGTACCCCAGTGATTTCGGGTAATGTATCGCTCTACAATGAAACGGATGGCGAAGCTATTTATCCGACACCATTGATCGGCATGGTCGGTTTGATAGAAGATTGCGAGCATATCACGACCCAAGCATTCAAAAATGCTGATGACCGAATTTTCATCATTGGCGATACAAAAGCAGATTTTAATGGTTCCGAATTACAAAAATTAGAATTGGGAAAAATCGAAGGGAAACTAATGGACTTCGACTTGACGACCGAAAAAGGGAACCAAGACACTGTTTTGAAAGCCATCCAGGCTGGATTGATTGAAAGTGCACACGATTTATCAGAAGGTGGATTGGCTGTCGGTTTGATGGAGAGCGTCTTTGATACGGCATTGGGGTTCGAGGTAACAGTTGAGATGGATAAAAAATGGTTGTTCAGCGAAACTCAATCGCGTTTTATTTTAACAGTCAAACCTGAAAATGTCCTTGCATTTAAAGCGCTAGTCAAATCGACTGCAACAGAAATCGGGACAGTGAAAAATAATGGACTGGCAAAAATAGCTACTGAAAACGAAACAATTACGTTGTCCATAAAAGAGGTAGAAATGAAATGGCAGGAGGCTATCCCGTGTTTGCTGAAACAAAAAGTTTAA
- the purN gene encoding phosphoribosylglycinamide formyltransferase, whose protein sequence is MRIAVFASGNGSNFQAIAEAIASKQVDATICFLFCDNPKAYVIERAKEMGIPFKVFSPKNYENRAVYESELLKQLELNAVDLIVLAGYMRIIGPTLLMAYANRILNIHPSLLPHYPGKSSIQDVFEANEKETGVTVHFVDEGVDTGPIIAQEKVAILPEDTLDSLEIRIHQVEHRLFPQVIQKVIENKTIKKSE, encoded by the coding sequence ATGAGAATAGCTGTATTTGCTTCAGGAAATGGTTCTAATTTCCAAGCGATAGCAGAGGCGATCGCCTCCAAACAAGTCGATGCAACCATTTGCTTCCTGTTTTGCGACAATCCGAAAGCCTATGTCATAGAACGCGCAAAAGAAATGGGTATCCCTTTTAAGGTCTTCAGTCCGAAAAACTACGAGAATCGAGCAGTCTATGAGTCTGAACTATTGAAACAACTTGAACTAAATGCGGTTGATTTGATTGTATTGGCAGGATACATGAGAATTATTGGACCGACATTGCTAATGGCTTATGCAAATCGTATCTTGAATATCCATCCTTCATTATTGCCACATTATCCTGGTAAAAGCAGCATTCAAGACGTATTTGAAGCAAACGAAAAGGAAACTGGTGTGACGGTACACTTTGTTGATGAAGGGGTGGACACTGGACCGATTATCGCACAAGAGAAGGTGGCTATTTTACCTGAAGATACACTAGACTCTCTGGAGATCAGAATACATCAGGTAGAACACCGTCTTTTTCCGCAGGTCATTCAAAAAGTGATTGAAAATAAAACCATTAAAAAGAGTGAATAA
- the purF gene encoding amidophosphoribosyltransferase, with translation MFAETKSLNEECGVFGIWGDPSASQLTYFGLHSLQHRGQEGAGIVSCDNGKLLVHRNLGLISEVFKNGDDLKRLSGDRAIGHVRYSTSGQNSIENVQPFLYHFFDLDIAICHNGNLVNAKSLRRNLEEDGAIFHSTSDTEVLIHLIRRSQKDTLINKIKESLNLVKGGFTYVLMTDEKMFGAVDANSLRPLVIGRLPNGAYVMASETCAIDTIGAEFVRNVNAGELAIIDRNGLTIDKYTEDTSISIAAMEYIYFARPDSNIAGVNVHTARKRMGKRLALESPMVNADIVIGVPNSSLSAASGYAEESGIPYEMGLIKNQYVGRTFIQPTQELRELGAKMKLSAVKGVVQGKIVVMVDDSIVRGTTSKRIVTLLKEAGAKEVHVRIASPPLMYPSFYGIDISKSAELIAARMTVPEMCESIGADSLSFLSQEGLINSIGLKFDSPYSGLCMDSFNGDYPAGLYDYEEDYLKNMTEIQKENLRGG, from the coding sequence GTGTTTGCTGAAACAAAAAGTTTAAATGAAGAGTGTGGGGTGTTTGGTATTTGGGGAGATCCAAGTGCTAGCCAACTGACTTATTTTGGATTGCATAGTTTACAGCACCGCGGACAAGAAGGAGCTGGAATTGTTTCTTGTGATAATGGGAAACTATTGGTCCATCGCAATCTTGGGTTGATTAGTGAAGTCTTCAAAAATGGAGACGATCTTAAACGGCTGTCAGGAGATCGTGCTATCGGACACGTGCGCTATTCCACATCTGGACAGAATAGCATCGAAAACGTACAGCCTTTCTTGTATCATTTTTTCGATTTAGATATCGCGATCTGTCACAATGGAAACTTGGTGAATGCCAAGAGCTTGCGACGTAATCTGGAAGAAGATGGAGCAATTTTTCATTCGACATCAGATACGGAAGTGTTGATCCATCTCATTAGACGTAGCCAGAAAGACACGTTGATCAATAAAATAAAGGAAAGCCTGAACCTTGTAAAAGGTGGTTTCACTTATGTGCTTATGACGGATGAAAAAATGTTCGGTGCTGTTGATGCGAACTCTTTACGCCCACTTGTGATTGGACGATTGCCAAATGGTGCCTATGTGATGGCAAGTGAAACGTGTGCAATAGATACAATTGGTGCAGAGTTTGTCCGTAATGTTAATGCCGGTGAGTTAGCAATTATTGATCGCAATGGCTTAACGATTGATAAATACACAGAGGATACCAGTATTTCCATTGCGGCAATGGAATATATTTATTTTGCTCGACCAGATTCAAACATAGCGGGTGTGAATGTACATACGGCTCGCAAAAGAATGGGAAAGCGGTTGGCGCTAGAATCCCCTATGGTGAATGCAGATATCGTTATTGGCGTTCCTAACTCGTCATTATCCGCAGCTAGCGGTTATGCTGAAGAGAGCGGTATACCTTATGAGATGGGGCTTATTAAGAATCAATATGTAGGGCGCACTTTTATCCAACCGACACAAGAACTGCGCGAATTGGGTGCGAAAATGAAGTTATCCGCCGTCAAAGGAGTCGTGCAAGGGAAAATTGTTGTCATGGTAGATGACTCGATCGTCCGAGGTACAACAAGTAAACGAATCGTCACGTTATTGAAAGAAGCCGGAGCAAAAGAAGTCCATGTTCGCATCGCTTCTCCCCCTTTGATGTATCCAAGTTTTTACGGAATCGACATTAGCAAGTCAGCTGAATTGATTGCTGCAAGAATGACAGTTCCTGAAATGTGTGAGTCTATCGGAGCAGACAGTTTGTCATTTCTCAGCCAAGAAGGCCTAATTAATTCCATTGGATTGAAATTTGATAGTCCTTACTCAGGTTTATGCATGGACAGTTTCAATGGGGATTATCCAGCAGGACTGTACGACTATGAAGAAGACTACCTAAAGAATATGACCGAAATTCAAAAAGAAAATCTTAGGGGAGGGTAA
- the purS gene encoding phosphoribosylformylglycinamidine synthase subunit PurS: MYKVTVYVTYKDSVLDPQGEAVKGAVHRMGYESIENIRIGKYFEIQVSEDEKDIEHVIEEICDKLLANVVMETYRYDIQEVGM; this comes from the coding sequence GTGTATAAGGTAACCGTTTATGTCACTTATAAAGACTCCGTTCTAGATCCGCAAGGGGAAGCAGTCAAAGGTGCGGTTCATCGCATGGGATATGAATCAATTGAAAATATTCGTATTGGAAAATATTTTGAAATCCAAGTTTCTGAAGATGAAAAGGATATCGAGCACGTAATTGAAGAAATCTGTGACAAACTTCTAGCAAATGTAGTAATGGAAACATACCGGTATGATATTCAGGAGGTTGGAATGTAA
- the purM gene encoding phosphoribosylformylglycinamidine cyclo-ligase, with amino-acid sequence MGNAYAKAGVDVTAGYETVKRIKKHVNRTKRSGVFGEIGGFGGHFDLGELNYKKPVLISGTDGVGTKLMLAIESGKWDTIGIDCVAMCVNDVVAQGAEPLYFLDYIAVGKNHPEKIEQIVAGVAEGCVQSGAALIGGETAEMPDMYDPEDFDLAGFTVGIAEKDALLSAALVKEGDTLIGLPSTGIHSNGYSLVRKIFFKDHAYRLTDKVPGLGNQELGDILLTPTKIYVNALLPLIKKHLLHSVAHITGGGFVENIPRMLPENMQAQIQLGSWPVLPIFQTMQTIGKIPEVDMYEIFNMGIGMVLSVAPEKVPEVLAILAENNEKGYVIGSVLSKESEEKVILKEKQL; translated from the coding sequence ATGGGAAATGCCTATGCGAAAGCGGGTGTAGATGTCACAGCGGGTTATGAAACAGTCAAACGCATCAAAAAACATGTCAACCGTACGAAACGATCGGGTGTTTTTGGTGAAATCGGTGGATTCGGCGGTCATTTTGATCTTGGTGAGCTCAACTATAAAAAACCCGTTCTTATATCTGGGACAGACGGCGTTGGTACAAAATTAATGTTGGCCATTGAATCTGGCAAATGGGACACGATTGGAATCGATTGTGTCGCGATGTGTGTCAATGATGTTGTGGCACAGGGTGCAGAACCTCTTTATTTCTTAGATTATATTGCGGTCGGGAAAAACCATCCTGAAAAAATCGAGCAAATTGTAGCTGGTGTAGCAGAAGGGTGTGTCCAATCGGGAGCAGCTTTAATTGGTGGTGAAACAGCTGAAATGCCGGATATGTATGATCCAGAAGATTTTGATTTGGCTGGATTTACAGTTGGTATTGCTGAAAAAGATGCTTTATTGTCCGCTGCATTAGTCAAAGAAGGAGATACTTTGATTGGGCTACCTTCAACGGGAATCCATTCAAATGGTTATTCGTTAGTACGAAAAATTTTCTTTAAAGATCATGCGTATAGATTAACGGATAAAGTGCCTGGATTGGGTAATCAAGAGTTGGGCGATATTTTATTGACGCCAACAAAAATTTACGTTAATGCTTTACTGCCATTGATAAAAAAGCACTTGCTTCATAGTGTTGCACATATCACAGGGGGCGGATTCGTTGAGAATATTCCGCGGATGCTTCCTGAAAACATGCAAGCTCAAATTCAGTTAGGGAGCTGGCCAGTGTTGCCAATCTTTCAAACGATGCAAACAATCGGTAAAATTCCAGAAGTTGACATGTATGAAATATTCAACATGGGAATTGGCATGGTTTTATCTGTTGCTCCTGAAAAAGTACCTGAAGTATTAGCCATTCTTGCAGAGAACAACGAAAAAGGCTATGTGATCGGTTCGGTACTTTCAAAGGAATCAGAGGAAAAGGTCATTTTGAAAGAGAAGCAACTATGA